GATCCTGGGCCTGGGCTACATGTTCTTCGGGCGGCCCAAGGTGGATCCGGCCATGCAGAAACAGCTGGCGGAATTGCAGCTGTTGAAAGTTCAAATCGAGCAGCAGAAGTCGGATCTTGATGCCAAGGCCAAGGCGGAAGCGGACAAGACGGCGCTGTTGCAGAAGCAGCTGGCTGAAACCAAATCCGTGGAAGAAAAGGTGCGGATCCAGAAGCAGCTGGAAGAGGCGCAGCAGCGCAAGCTTGAGCTGGAACGGCAGCAGAAGCAGAACGAGCAGCGGCTCGCCGAGCAGAAGCAGAACGAGCAGAGGCTGGCTGAGCAGAAGAAGGCTGCGGAAACCAAGGTGGTGGCGCTGCCCCCGCCTCCGGCCCCGGAGATCCCCAAGCCGCAGCCCATGCAGGAGGCCCCCAAGCCCGCCGTTCCGACGCCTGCCCCAGCGACGCAGGCCGCTCCAACCGCGGCGGCCGCCGTTCTTGAACCGGCCCGCATGATCAGTCAGGCGCCTCCGGCCTACCCCTTGCGCGCCAGCCAGCTTCGCTGGGAGATGAATGTCGACCACTTCGTCCGCCTGAAAGTCTTCGTGGGCGAGCAGGGACAACCCCTGAAGGTGTCCGTGGTGGAAGGCGTTCAGGGAGCCTACGGGTTTGACGAAGCCGCCATCGATGCCGCCAACAAGTCCACCTTTGCTCCCGCCACCCGCGACGGCAAGCCGGTTCGCGGCTGGACTCCTGAAATCACCTACAAGTTCCAGCGAAGGCGTTAGGCGTCAGCGCACCTGAAAGGGCCGCCTCCAAGGCGGCCCTTTCAGTTCAAGGATTGCGCAGCGGCGTTGGCCAGCCGGTCCACGCGTTCATTCTCCGCGTGGCCCGCGTGTCCCTTGACCCAACGCGCTTCCACCATGTGCCGTGCCAGCTGGGCATCCAGGGCCTGCCACAGGTCCGCATTCAGCACGGGCTTGCCGTCGGCCTTCTTCCACCCGCGCCGCTTCCAGTCCTTCAGCCAGGAGGTGATGCCCTTCACCACGTACTGGCTGTCGCTCTGCAGCAGCACCTGGCAGGGCTTGGTGAGGGTTTCCAGGCCCTTGATGGCGGCCATGAGCTCCATGCGGTTGTTGGTGGTGTCCGCCTCGGGGCCAGAGCCTTCCTTCTCCTGGACACCGGTGGCGAGGTGCACCCGCAGCAGGTACCCCCATCCACCCGGACCGGGGTTGCCCAGACAGGCGCCATCGCAGTAGAGCTCGATCTTCATCCCACCAGGGTAGGCGAAGTGGCAGTGACTTCGGAAACGGCCTTGTGGAGCAGCTCCACGCCGAGGTCGAGATCCTCCGTGCGGAGATTCATGGCCGGGCGAAA
This sequence is a window from Geothrix sp. PMB-07. Protein-coding genes within it:
- the rnhA gene encoding ribonuclease HI, whose translation is MKIELYCDGACLGNPGPGGWGYLLRVHLATGVQEKEGSGPEADTTNNRMELMAAIKGLETLTKPCQVLLQSDSQYVVKGITSWLKDWKRRGWKKADGKPVLNADLWQALDAQLARHMVEARWVKGHAGHAENERVDRLANAAAQSLN